A stretch of the bacterium genome encodes the following:
- a CDS encoding pirin family protein, with product MIRKRPASERGHADHGWLDTWHTFSFADYHDPAHMGFRTLRVINDDIVKAGQGFGMHGHRDMEIVTYLVQGELEHRDSLGTGSVLYPGEVQRMSAGRGVMHSEFNHSPDTDLRLLQIWLRPAREGIDPGYEDKYFAAEEKQGRLRLIVDPDGADGALRIHTDARLYASILGPGQVVVHEPAPGRHAWVQVVRGRLDMSGLELAGGDGAAISDESRLVFTGLDEAEFLLFDLN from the coding sequence ATGATCCGCAAACGACCGGCAAGCGAACGCGGCCATGCCGACCACGGCTGGCTCGATACGTGGCATACATTCTCCTTCGCCGACTACCACGATCCGGCGCACATGGGCTTCCGCACACTGCGCGTGATCAACGACGACATCGTGAAGGCCGGGCAGGGCTTCGGCATGCATGGCCACCGCGACATGGAGATCGTCACCTACCTGGTGCAGGGCGAACTCGAGCACCGCGACAGCCTGGGCACCGGCTCGGTTCTCTACCCGGGCGAAGTGCAGCGCATGAGCGCCGGGCGCGGCGTGATGCACAGCGAGTTCAACCATTCGCCCGACACCGACCTGCGACTGCTGCAGATCTGGCTGCGGCCGGCACGGGAAGGCATCGATCCCGGCTACGAGGACAAGTATTTCGCTGCCGAGGAGAAGCAGGGCCGGCTGCGCCTGATCGTCGACCCCGACGGCGCCGACGGCGCGCTGCGCATCCACACGGACGCGCGCCTGTACGCGAGCATTCTCGGACCGGGGCAGGTGGTGGTGCACGAGCCGGCGCCCGGCCGCCACGCCTGGGTGCAGGTGGTGCGTGGGCGCCTGGACATGAGCGGGCTGGAACTGGCCGGGGGCGACGGCGCCGCGATCAGCGACGAGTCGCGGCTGGTGTTCACCGGCCTGGACGAGGCCGAGTTCCTGCTCTTCGACCTGAATTGA
- a CDS encoding flagellin FliC, whose protein sequence is MGLRIGTNVAAMAAQRHLANATARVNRSLERLSSGLRINRAADDPAGLAVSERLRGQMRALEVGARNAADGISLLQTADGGLESMADLLIRLNELTQQAMTGTVTNEQRGFLDAEFQALVDEIDRIAVSMEFNGRNLLDGSGGSAEVRVGSGAGIGLDLGGSYTAASLGLDTLSLAGNPASWAEQPLSAIEEALQRVSSGRASFGASQNRLESVIRMLQNQNENLAAADSRIRDVDYAAEMSELTSAQILQQMAVAMLAQAQRQPSLVLRLLGIR, encoded by the coding sequence ATGGGCCTCAGGATCGGCACCAATGTGGCGGCGATGGCGGCGCAGCGTCATCTCGCCAACGCGACCGCGCGCGTGAACCGCTCCCTGGAGCGGCTCAGCAGCGGCCTGCGCATCAACCGGGCTGCCGACGATCCGGCGGGGCTCGCCGTCTCCGAAAGGCTGCGCGGGCAGATGCGGGCCCTCGAGGTGGGCGCGCGCAATGCGGCCGATGGCATCTCGCTGCTGCAGACGGCGGACGGCGGGCTCGAGTCGATGGCCGATCTCCTCATCCGCCTGAACGAACTGACGCAGCAGGCGATGACGGGCACCGTCACCAACGAGCAGCGCGGCTTCCTGGACGCCGAGTTCCAGGCACTGGTCGACGAGATCGATCGCATCGCCGTCAGCATGGAGTTCAACGGGCGCAACCTGCTGGACGGCAGCGGAGGCAGCGCTGAGGTGCGGGTGGGATCGGGCGCGGGCATCGGCCTGGATCTCGGTGGCTCGTACACCGCCGCTTCGCTGGGGCTCGATACGCTGAGCCTCGCGGGCAATCCGGCCTCGTGGGCGGAGCAGCCGCTGTCGGCGATCGAAGAGGCCCTGCAGCGGGTCAGTTCCGGCCGCGCATCGTTCGGCGCCTCGCAGAACCGGCTCGAGAGCGTGATCCGCATGTTGCAGAACCAGAACGAGAACCTTGCCGCCGCCGACAGCCGCATCCGCGACGTCGACTACGCCGCCGAGATGAGCGAGCTGACCAGCGCGCAGATCCTGCAGCAGATGGCCGTGGCCATGCTCGCGCAGGCGCAACGCCAGCCGTCTCTCGTGCTGCGACTGCTGGGCATACGCTAG
- a CDS encoding nitroreductase family protein, with the protein MNEAKKPGLDHAVQDAVAARWSPYTWADRPVPATDLRAIFEAARWAPSAFNEQPWRYLVATREDPRDFARLLECLVEGNRKWALYAPVLALGVVSLNLARTGEPNRTAVHDLGLASAQLTLEAAARGLGVHQMGGILPEVAREVFAIPAGFAAFTGLAIGYAGEPVGEFAARDLAPRARRPQAEFVFGGAFGQPLAG; encoded by the coding sequence ATGAACGAAGCGAAGAAGCCCGGTCTCGATCACGCGGTGCAGGATGCGGTCGCCGCGCGCTGGAGTCCCTACACCTGGGCTGACCGGCCGGTGCCGGCGACCGACCTCCGCGCGATCTTCGAGGCCGCGCGCTGGGCGCCCTCGGCCTTCAATGAACAGCCGTGGCGCTACCTGGTCGCCACACGCGAGGACCCTCGCGACTTCGCACGCCTGTTGGAGTGCCTGGTGGAAGGCAATCGCAAGTGGGCGCTGTACGCGCCGGTGCTCGCGCTGGGCGTGGTGTCGCTGAACCTGGCGCGCACCGGCGAGCCGAACCGGACCGCCGTGCACGACCTGGGCCTGGCGTCGGCGCAGCTCACGCTGGAAGCTGCCGCCCGCGGGCTGGGCGTGCACCAGATGGGGGGCATCCTGCCCGAGGTGGCCCGGGAGGTGTTCGCCATTCCCGCAGGGTTCGCGGCGTTCACGGGGCTGGCCATCGGCTACGCCGGCGAGCCTGTCGGCGAGTTCGCGGCCCGCGACCTGGCGCCCCGCGCGCGGCGGCCGCAGGCGGAATTCGTGTTCGGGGGCGCCTTCGGGCAGCCGTTGGCCGGCTGA
- a CDS encoding PH domain-containing protein codes for MSSSRRLHRWSLLFMAGDALRGLIFPLAALVFTARQSPWELWVAWFSLPVAGFSVWRYFTTWYELADDELIVRTGLLFRNVRHVRYARVHNIETVQGPLHRLLGVTDVRVETAGASEQEARLRVLALADAEEVRRRVVEGKRRAGLGTEAGTGTVQGEASAPGAMAAPAARELVRLRLRDLLVFGLTQNRGGIVLGAALGALWEANLFDSSLGKPTDMVQAYLSRLHDDGRLFTDPDPALLAVLVGGAGAALVVIRLLSVGWAVVQLYGFTLTRVGDELRTSRGLFTRVHGTIPLGRVQLVTVRQAALMRLFDRVEVRVQTAGGDKDASPGREWLAPSLPSALVDGLMAEIHPGITLSQLEWHAASPQAAWRLRRDLLRRLGAVLALLAVFPALRMTALIIAAPAAALLWYVGGRQARSLGHVLMAEHVGARGGWWCRQTSLARYAKIQVVSWGASPFDRRWKMATVAADTAGGGGHRLAIPLLSVEEAGSVYAGVRDRAAATGFRW; via the coding sequence ATGTCGTCTAGCCGCCGCCTGCACCGGTGGTCCCTGCTCTTCATGGCCGGCGATGCACTGCGCGGGCTGATCTTTCCCCTGGCTGCGCTCGTCTTCACGGCGCGCCAGTCACCGTGGGAACTCTGGGTGGCCTGGTTTTCCCTGCCTGTCGCCGGCTTTTCGGTCTGGCGCTATTTCACCACCTGGTACGAGCTGGCCGACGACGAGCTCATCGTGCGGACCGGCCTGCTCTTCCGCAACGTGCGGCATGTGCGCTACGCGCGTGTCCACAACATCGAGACCGTGCAGGGGCCGCTGCACCGGCTACTCGGCGTCACCGACGTGCGGGTGGAGACGGCCGGGGCCAGCGAACAGGAAGCCCGCCTGCGGGTGCTGGCACTGGCTGATGCCGAGGAGGTGCGGCGCCGCGTCGTCGAGGGCAAGCGACGGGCCGGGCTGGGGACTGAGGCAGGGACCGGCACGGTCCAGGGCGAGGCATCCGCCCCGGGCGCCATGGCGGCGCCGGCAGCACGCGAGCTGGTGCGCCTGCGGCTGCGCGACCTGCTCGTGTTCGGGTTGACGCAGAATCGCGGGGGCATTGTGCTGGGCGCCGCCCTCGGCGCGCTCTGGGAGGCGAACCTGTTCGACAGCAGCCTGGGGAAGCCGACCGACATGGTCCAGGCGTACCTCTCGCGCCTCCATGACGACGGCAGGCTGTTCACCGATCCCGACCCGGCGCTGCTGGCCGTGCTCGTGGGCGGTGCAGGAGCGGCGCTGGTCGTGATCCGCCTGCTTTCGGTGGGATGGGCCGTGGTCCAGCTCTACGGTTTCACGCTGACCCGCGTGGGCGACGAATTGCGCACCTCGCGCGGACTCTTCACCCGCGTCCACGGGACGATCCCGCTCGGGCGTGTGCAACTGGTCACGGTGCGGCAGGCGGCGCTGATGCGCCTGTTCGATCGCGTGGAGGTGCGCGTGCAGACCGCCGGCGGCGACAAGGACGCCAGTCCGGGCCGCGAGTGGCTGGCTCCGTCGCTGCCTTCGGCGCTGGTCGATGGCCTGATGGCCGAGATTCATCCCGGCATCACCCTGTCGCAGCTGGAATGGCACGCGGCTTCCCCGCAGGCGGCCTGGCGACTGCGGCGCGACCTGCTCCGCCGGCTCGGTGCGGTCCTGGCCCTGCTGGCGGTATTCCCCGCGCTGCGTATGACGGCGCTGATCATCGCGGCTCCCGCGGCAGCGCTCCTGTGGTACGTGGGCGGGCGTCAGGCCCGCTCGCTGGGCCATGTCCTGATGGCGGAGCACGTCGGTGCGCGCGGCGGCTGGTGGTGCCGCCAGACCAGCCTCGCCCGCTATGCGAAGATCCAGGTTGTGTCGTGGGGCGCCTCGCCCTTCGATCGCCGCTGGAAGATGGCCACCGTGGCCGCAGACACCGCCGGTGGCGGCGGGCACCGGTTGGCGATCCCTCTCCTCTCAGTTGAAGAAGCCGGTTCAGTCTACGCCGGCGTCCGCGATCGGGCAGCAGCCACGGGCTTCCGCTGGTAG
- a CDS encoding YicC family protein yields the protein MDMLSMTGFGTGEGTAGPITITVEFRSVNHRFLDVSLKLPSLLAAYELDVRNFLKDNIARGRVSVSVQVEIARGGAASGADPERLAQGIRMVQTAAAELSRATGEPAEPVKLKHLLMLPDLFRVEEPDLEPEDARAALMLALAGAARGLQEMKKAEGAALVREMNGRLDIVEAKLADVRKLAPLAAAEIQRKLNDRLEKLLSEPLEPQRLAQEVALLADRSNINEECERLGIHIEHFRAAFTEGGQVAKRINFLLQEMHREVNTMGSKTNLMDITQAVIVMKDEVESLREQIQNLE from the coding sequence GTGGACATGCTGAGCATGACGGGATTCGGGACGGGCGAGGGCACGGCGGGGCCCATCACCATCACGGTGGAGTTCCGCTCGGTGAACCACCGCTTCCTCGATGTCAGCCTGAAGCTGCCCTCGCTGCTGGCGGCCTATGAACTGGATGTACGCAACTTCCTGAAGGACAACATCGCCCGCGGCCGCGTGTCGGTGAGCGTCCAGGTCGAGATCGCCCGCGGCGGCGCGGCTTCGGGTGCCGATCCCGAGCGGCTGGCGCAGGGCATCCGCATGGTGCAGACCGCGGCCGCCGAACTGTCGCGCGCCACCGGCGAGCCCGCCGAACCGGTCAAGCTGAAGCACCTGTTGATGCTGCCGGACCTGTTCCGCGTCGAGGAACCTGATCTCGAGCCCGAGGATGCGCGGGCGGCGCTGATGCTGGCACTGGCCGGGGCCGCCCGCGGCCTGCAGGAGATGAAGAAGGCCGAGGGCGCCGCACTGGTGCGCGAGATGAACGGGCGGCTGGACATCGTCGAGGCGAAGCTGGCCGATGTGCGCAAGCTGGCGCCGCTGGCTGCAGCCGAGATCCAGCGCAAGCTGAATGATCGCCTCGAGAAGCTGCTCAGCGAGCCGCTCGAGCCGCAGCGCCTGGCCCAGGAAGTGGCGCTGCTTGCCGACCGCTCCAACATCAACGAGGAATGCGAGCGGCTGGGCATCCACATCGAGCACTTCCGCGCCGCCTTCACCGAGGGCGGCCAGGTGGCCAAGCGGATCAACTTCCTGCTGCAGGAGATGCATCGCGAGGTCAACACCATGGGCAGCAAGACCAACCTGATGGACATCACGCAGGCCGTGATCGTGATGAAGGACGAGGTCGAGTCGCTGCGCGAGCAGATCCAGAACCTGGAGTAG
- a CDS encoding DUF814 domain-containing protein yields the protein MGAPGAFADAAALASRLARWRVCYGGRPLFRAAAGPRWVRLHLAGDEHFCLLLTTVPGATQLVGLHGRLPEALTAALPAERDHPLPAALAGTTLTGLAALPNERVACLRFTRPDGSPLHLLHQLFGSPGNTVLLDGGSRCLWAAHRPPNALLAVAPGRGIYAEAARAPGEASGVGEPPDDDEAESDAALGHLAATLAEELLGRATVALDRRLRAASRLCERRTADLAGAGAGDEHRRRAEALAASLHTIRQGASSCEVTDPRDGARVTIELDPAQGPAANLAALFHRARKADRGREVIAAKLSEAQAETDALRSALDGLAALPACAGGLQKLAALQEWLAGRSDLARDGGSRAGAARRSGADEEPSRPFRRYLIDGRWEVWVGRSSRENDELTHGAAHSRDLWLHVHGATGSHVVIRTGGRPELVPRGALEKAAALAALHSKARNASLVPVVWTEKRYVRKPRKSPPGLAVTLQAQTVMVAPGIAAGVEPA from the coding sequence ATGGGCGCACCCGGCGCCTTCGCTGATGCCGCCGCGCTGGCCTCCAGGCTGGCGCGGTGGCGCGTTTGTTACGGTGGTCGCCCGCTCTTCCGCGCCGCCGCCGGTCCGCGCTGGGTGCGCCTGCACCTGGCCGGCGACGAGCATTTCTGCCTGCTGCTGACCACCGTACCGGGCGCCACGCAGCTGGTGGGCCTGCACGGTCGCCTGCCCGAGGCCCTGACCGCGGCGCTGCCCGCCGAGCGCGACCATCCCCTGCCGGCTGCCCTCGCCGGTACTACGCTCACCGGACTGGCCGCCCTGCCGAACGAGCGGGTGGCCTGTCTCCGCTTCACTCGCCCGGACGGTTCGCCGCTGCACCTGCTGCACCAGCTCTTCGGTTCGCCCGGCAACACCGTGCTGCTCGACGGCGGCAGCCGCTGCCTGTGGGCGGCGCATCGCCCGCCGAACGCCCTGCTGGCGGTGGCGCCGGGGCGTGGCATCTACGCCGAGGCGGCGCGCGCCCCAGGTGAAGCATCCGGAGTCGGCGAACCGCCGGACGACGACGAGGCCGAATCCGACGCCGCGCTGGGGCACCTCGCCGCAACGCTGGCCGAAGAGCTGCTTGGTCGCGCCACGGTGGCGCTGGACCGGCGGCTGCGCGCGGCAAGCCGCCTTTGCGAGCGCCGGACTGCCGATCTCGCCGGCGCCGGCGCCGGCGATGAACACCGCCGGCGCGCCGAAGCCCTGGCCGCCAGCCTGCACACCATCCGGCAGGGTGCATCCTCGTGCGAAGTCACCGACCCGCGCGACGGTGCCCGCGTGACCATCGAACTGGACCCGGCGCAGGGTCCGGCAGCCAACCTGGCGGCGCTGTTCCACCGCGCACGCAAGGCCGATCGCGGCCGCGAAGTGATCGCGGCCAAACTGTCCGAGGCGCAGGCCGAAACGGACGCTCTGCGCTCGGCACTGGACGGACTGGCTGCCCTGCCGGCTTGCGCCGGTGGCCTGCAGAAGCTGGCCGCCCTGCAGGAGTGGCTGGCGGGGCGCTCCGACCTTGCCCGCGACGGCGGCAGCCGGGCCGGGGCCGCCCGCCGCAGCGGCGCCGATGAGGAGCCCTCGCGCCCGTTCCGCCGCTATCTCATCGACGGCCGGTGGGAAGTCTGGGTGGGCCGCAGCAGCCGCGAGAACGACGAACTGACGCACGGCGCCGCGCACAGCCGCGACCTGTGGCTGCACGTCCACGGCGCCACCGGCAGCCACGTGGTCATCCGCACCGGCGGGCGGCCCGAACTGGTGCCGCGCGGCGCGCTCGAGAAGGCGGCCGCCCTGGCCGCGCTGCACAGCAAGGCGCGCAACGCGTCGCTGGTGCCCGTGGTGTGGACCGAGAAGCGGTACGTTCGCAAGCCGCGCAAGTCGCCGCCGGGACTGGCGGTCACGTTGCAGGCTCAGACGGTGATGGTGGCGCCGGGAATCGCTGCCGGTGTGGAGCCGGCGTAG
- a CDS encoding outer membrane beta-barrel protein, with amino-acid sequence MRKLMFLAVLAAFAAAPALALDFDAKQFYGQVEATFPMGDWGDFVSLGYGAGLGVLVPHSESTSFGLEATYLMFSTEDMPGADVSWSMIPILFIGQYHLNNSSAYLLGGVGLAFGMADIDYDDSDIPDFDDSSSDLAIAFGAGINATPKMFFEGRFNAISDANMVGVHMGIRF; translated from the coding sequence ATGCGCAAGCTCATGTTCCTCGCCGTACTCGCCGCTTTCGCCGCGGCGCCGGCGCTCGCTCTCGACTTCGACGCCAAGCAGTTCTACGGCCAGGTCGAGGCCACCTTCCCGATGGGCGACTGGGGCGACTTCGTCAGCCTCGGCTACGGCGCCGGCCTCGGCGTCCTGGTCCCGCATTCGGAAAGCACGTCCTTCGGCCTGGAGGCCACGTACCTGATGTTCTCCACCGAGGATATGCCGGGCGCCGACGTGAGCTGGAGCATGATCCCCATCCTGTTCATCGGGCAGTACCACCTGAACAACTCGTCGGCGTACCTGCTGGGCGGCGTCGGTCTTGCGTTCGGCATGGCTGATATCGACTACGACGACTCCGACATCCCCGACTTCGACGACAGCAGCAGCGACCTGGCGATCGCCTTCGGCGCGGGCATCAACGCCACGCCGAAGATGTTCTTCGAGGGCCGCTTCAACGCGATCAGCGATGCGAACATGGTCGGCGTGCACATGGGGATCCGTTTCTAG
- the gmk gene encoding guanylate kinase: MILLITGPSGAGKGTVINELLAREPRLAFSVSTTTRPIRGGEVDGREYDFVDDATFDRLIAEDAFVEWAPVHLHRYGTRRSRLAEMERAGKIPVLDIDVQGGLNVLKQFGDELVAVFLFPPSWDELERRLRSRGTESEEAIATRLRNARHEVGLADHYAYWVVNDEVEAAVGRLSAIVAAEACRARGRAPLG; this comes from the coding sequence ATGATCCTGCTGATCACCGGCCCCTCGGGCGCGGGCAAGGGCACCGTGATCAACGAGTTGCTCGCGCGCGAGCCGCGCCTGGCCTTCTCGGTGTCGACCACCACGCGTCCCATCCGCGGCGGCGAGGTCGACGGCCGCGAGTACGACTTCGTCGACGATGCGACGTTTGACCGCCTGATCGCCGAGGATGCCTTCGTCGAATGGGCCCCTGTGCACCTCCACCGCTACGGGACGCGCCGCTCGCGCCTGGCGGAGATGGAGCGGGCCGGGAAGATCCCAGTGCTGGATATCGACGTCCAGGGCGGGCTCAATGTCCTGAAACAGTTCGGCGACGAACTCGTAGCGGTGTTCCTGTTCCCGCCCTCCTGGGACGAACTGGAGCGCCGGCTTCGTTCGCGGGGCACCGAGAGCGAGGAGGCCATCGCCACGAGGCTGCGCAACGCGCGGCACGAGGTCGGCCTGGCCGACCACTACGCCTACTGGGTCGTCAACGACGAGGTGGAGGCTGCCGTGGGGCGGTTGTCCGCCATCGTTGCCGCCGAAGCGTGTCGCGCGCGGGGGCGGGCGCCCCTGGGTTGA
- the coaBC gene encoding bifunctional phosphopantothenoylcysteine decarboxylase/phosphopantothenate--cysteine ligase CoaBC — translation MAGPTGSETRVRLLVTGGIAAYKSCYLARLLVQAGFSVRCGMTDAATRFVSPMTFEVLTGAPVAIDLWGERGTAALDHIQYARWADVAVVAPATANTMAKAAGGLADNMVSTLLLAFPGPVVMAPAMNDNMWRHPATRVVRQTLLDRGIRFVGPGEGFLACGTTDEGRMSEPEEILTVVREVAAALPPRAEPAVAAPASDPGPWLGRRVIVTAGPTCEPIDPVRYVANRSTGAMGYALAAAAAGAGAQVTLVSGPVALPVPRGLAGVVQVQTGREMAAAVDAALADGADWLVMCAAVADFTPAEPAPGKLKKDVLGDTWDLRLVRNPDILGEIVPRHRATGVKVVGFALETEDVVARALGKLRAKGLDFIVANNPSAEGSGFGDVRHELILLGPAGELWRSGSQPKAALAPALLAQLDAATGSAR, via the coding sequence ATGGCCGGCCCGACCGGCAGCGAGACACGGGTCCGGCTGCTGGTGACCGGCGGCATCGCCGCCTACAAGAGTTGCTATCTGGCCCGCCTGCTCGTGCAGGCGGGCTTTTCCGTGCGCTGCGGCATGACCGATGCCGCGACGCGGTTCGTCAGCCCGATGACCTTCGAGGTGCTGACCGGTGCGCCCGTGGCGATCGACCTCTGGGGCGAGCGCGGCACCGCGGCGCTGGATCACATCCAGTATGCGCGTTGGGCCGACGTTGCGGTCGTGGCCCCGGCCACGGCCAATACGATGGCCAAGGCCGCCGGCGGCCTGGCGGACAACATGGTCTCGACGCTGCTGCTGGCGTTTCCGGGTCCGGTCGTCATGGCTCCGGCGATGAACGACAACATGTGGCGGCATCCGGCCACGCGCGTCGTCCGGCAGACCCTGCTCGATCGCGGGATCCGCTTCGTCGGCCCGGGCGAGGGTTTCCTCGCCTGCGGGACCACCGATGAGGGCCGCATGTCCGAGCCTGAGGAGATCCTCACCGTGGTGCGTGAGGTGGCGGCAGCGCTGCCGCCGCGCGCCGAGCCTGCTGTCGCTGCGCCTGCAAGCGATCCCGGCCCGTGGCTGGGTCGCCGGGTGATCGTGACCGCCGGGCCCACCTGCGAGCCCATCGATCCGGTGCGCTACGTCGCCAATCGCAGCACCGGCGCCATGGGCTACGCCCTGGCGGCGGCGGCGGCCGGCGCCGGGGCCCAGGTGACCCTGGTGAGCGGGCCGGTGGCGCTGCCGGTGCCGCGCGGCCTGGCCGGAGTGGTCCAGGTCCAGACGGGGCGTGAGATGGCTGCCGCCGTCGATGCGGCGCTCGCCGACGGCGCCGACTGGCTGGTGATGTGTGCGGCCGTCGCCGACTTCACGCCGGCCGAGCCCGCTCCCGGCAAGTTGAAGAAGGACGTGCTCGGCGACACGTGGGACCTGCGGCTGGTGCGCAATCCCGACATCCTGGGCGAGATCGTGCCGCGGCATCGCGCCACGGGCGTGAAGGTCGTGGGCTTCGCGCTCGAGACCGAGGATGTGGTGGCGCGCGCGCTCGGCAAGCTGCGCGCCAAGGGCCTCGACTTCATCGTCGCCAACAATCCATCCGCGGAAGGTTCCGGCTTCGGCGATGTGCGCCATGAACTGATCCTGCTGGGTCCCGCCGGGGAGTTGTGGCGCAGCGGCTCGCAGCCCAAGGCGGCCCTGGCCCCGGCGCTGCTGGCGCAACTGGACGCCGCGACCGGATCGGCGCGGTGA
- a CDS encoding PH domain-containing protein — protein sequence MTRADLPAEVPPTVSVPAVAPAPGNDYLQLDPRHVTHGRMVGAVSTGIIAMVLSMALAIVFLVADGLAPAGRLLCAGVVVLVIAASGALAWSWPAAVHAHTTYRHGRDGLEISRGVWWRRVSHVPRSRIQHTDVSQGPLERRFGLATLRVFTAGTENAEVALAGLAHETATAIRDQLLAGTDDDVV from the coding sequence ATGACCCGCGCCGACCTGCCTGCCGAAGTGCCGCCGACCGTGTCTGTGCCCGCTGTTGCCCCGGCCCCGGGCAACGACTACCTCCAGCTTGACCCGCGTCACGTGACCCACGGTCGCATGGTCGGCGCGGTGTCGACCGGCATCATCGCGATGGTGTTGTCGATGGCCCTGGCCATCGTGTTCCTGGTCGCGGACGGCCTGGCTCCCGCCGGTCGCCTGCTGTGCGCAGGTGTCGTCGTGCTGGTCATCGCGGCTTCGGGCGCCCTGGCCTGGAGTTGGCCCGCCGCCGTGCACGCCCACACGACCTATCGCCACGGCCGTGACGGGCTGGAGATCAGCCGCGGCGTCTGGTGGCGGCGGGTGAGCCACGTCCCGCGTTCGCGGATCCAGCACACCGACGTTTCGCAGGGCCCGCTTGAGCGCCGCTTCGGGCTGGCCACACTCCGTGTCTTCACAGCCGGCACCGAGAATGCCGAGGTCGCCCTGGCTGGACTGGCCCACGAAACCGCCACGGCCATCCGCGACCAGCTCCTGGCCGGGACGGACGACGATGTCGTCTAG
- a CDS encoding HD domain-containing protein has protein sequence MADDTGYPTLTRPGLPDPAADGDAGVHVDRLRALQAFNARLVCMPVDEASYADVVAGARRVIGCDACALFLVDRATDELVLRAADGYRGLQPGLRVPVRESGSMHAQAFSEEYLVHVADVAGLEGLQPLAAGVASAVALPIISFRGPVGVFDFGSRKPAAFTATELGMCTMLVDQMSYSLENIRLVNELSRSRDAVIRGMALLAEIRDTHIREHLHRMCAYAGFLAGLLADRPAYPEATPQFVDTIARAAALHDVGKVGIPDAILLKPGKLTEPEFAVMRSHTEIGAELLEGLINDYGRYAMISMGAEVARCHHEKWDGTGYPAGLKGREIPLSARIVAIADVYDALTSRRVYKDAWTHEETAKTMQAERGKHFDPELLDIFLGHSGDLARIRRGAD, from the coding sequence GCCTGACCCGGCAGCCGATGGTGATGCGGGCGTGCATGTGGATCGCCTGCGCGCGCTGCAGGCGTTCAACGCGCGCCTGGTCTGCATGCCGGTGGACGAGGCCTCCTATGCCGATGTCGTGGCCGGCGCGCGCCGCGTGATCGGCTGCGATGCCTGCGCCCTGTTCCTGGTGGACCGTGCGACCGACGAGCTCGTTCTGCGCGCGGCCGACGGCTATCGCGGCCTGCAGCCGGGCCTGCGCGTGCCGGTGCGCGAGTCCGGCAGCATGCATGCCCAGGCCTTCAGCGAGGAATACCTGGTCCACGTGGCGGACGTGGCCGGGCTCGAGGGCCTGCAGCCGCTGGCCGCAGGTGTCGCCAGCGCCGTGGCGCTGCCGATCATCTCGTTCCGCGGCCCGGTCGGGGTTTTCGACTTCGGCAGCCGGAAGCCCGCGGCCTTCACGGCGACCGAGCTCGGCATGTGCACCATGCTCGTCGACCAGATGTCCTACTCGCTCGAGAACATCCGGTTGGTGAACGAGCTGAGCCGCAGCCGCGACGCCGTGATCCGCGGCATGGCTCTTCTCGCCGAGATCCGCGACACGCACATCCGCGAGCACCTGCACCGCATGTGTGCCTACGCCGGCTTCCTGGCCGGCCTGCTGGCGGACCGGCCGGCCTACCCCGAAGCCACGCCCCAGTTCGTCGACACCATCGCCCGCGCGGCCGCCCTGCACGATGTGGGGAAGGTCGGGATTCCCGACGCCATCCTCCTGAAGCCGGGCAAACTGACCGAACCCGAGTTCGCGGTGATGCGCTCCCACACCGAGATCGGCGCCGAGCTGCTCGAGGGCCTGATCAACGACTACGGCCGTTACGCGATGATCTCGATGGGCGCCGAGGTGGCGCGCTGCCACCACGAGAAGTGGGACGGCACCGGCTATCCGGCCGGGCTGAAGGGCCGCGAGATCCCGTTGTCGGCACGCATCGTAGCCATTGCCGACGTCTACGACGCCCTGACCAGCCGCCGCGTCTACAAGGATGCGTGGACGCACGAGGAGACCGCGAAGACGATGCAGGCGGAACGCGGCAAGCACTTCGATCCGGAACTGCTGGATATCTTCCTGGGGCACTCGGGTGACCTGGCCCGCATCAGGCGTGGAGCGGACTGA